The Glycine soja cultivar W05 chromosome 6, ASM419377v2, whole genome shotgun sequence genome has a window encoding:
- the LOC114414863 gene encoding serine/threonine-protein kinase RIPK-like has product MSSKKITWKSIVLILSCNKTSEKQVLKQGSFQRLCLSDISIPSSPQAIEDLSISISLVGPKLHTFTLDELREATHNFSWSNFLGEGGFGPVYKGFVDDKLRPGLKAQPLAVKQLDLDGLQGHREWLAEIIFLGQLRHPHLVKLIGYCCEDEHRLLVYEYMARGSLENQLHRRYSAALPWSTRMKIALGAAKGLAFLHEADKPVIYRDFKTSNILLDSDYTAKLSDLGLAKDGPEGEATHVTTTCIMGTRGYAAPEYIMSGHLSTKSDVYSYGVVLLELLTGRRVVDKCGSNREQSLVEWARPLLRDQRKLHHIIDPRLEGQFPMKGALKVAALTYKCLSRHPNPRPSMSDVVKILESLQDFDDVIIGPFVYVAG; this is encoded by the exons ATGAGTTCTAAAAAGATTACATGGAAGTCTATAGTGTTGATCTTAAGTTGTAACAAGACTTCAGAAAAACAGGTTTTGAAACAAGGTTCTTTCCAAAGGTTATGCCTCTCGGATATAAGCATTCCCAGCTCCCCTCAGGCCATTGAAGATCTTTCCATTTCCATTTCCCTGGTTGGCCCAAAACTTCACACATTCACACTAGATGAGCTAAGGGAAGCAACACATAATTTCTCATGGAGTAATTTTCTGGGTGAAGGCGGGTTCGGACCCGTGTACAAGGGTTTTGTTGATGATAAACTTAGACCTGGTTTGAAGGCTCAGCCTCTGGCTGTGAAACAACTGGACTTGGATGGCTTGCAAGGTCACAGGGAGTGGCTG gcAGAGATTATATTTCTTGGACAGCTGAGGCATCCACATCTTGTTAAGTTAATAGGGTACTGTTGTGAGGATGAGCACAGGCTTCTGGTGTATGAATACATGGCAAGAGGCAGCTTGGAGAATCAACTGCACAGAA GATACTCTGCTGCCTTACCATGGTCAACCAGGATGAAGATTGCATTGGGTGCAGCCAAGGGTCTCGCCTTCCTACATGAAGCAGATAAACCTGTGATATACAGAGatttcaaaacttcaaatatcTTACTAGACTCG GATTACACAGCTAAACTATCAGACCTTGGGCTAGCAAAGGATGGTCCTGAAGGGGAAGCCACACATGTAACAACAACATGCATAATGGGAACCCGAGGCTATGCTGCTCCTGAGTACATCATGTCAG GTCACCTTTCCACCAAGAGTGATGTGTATAGCTATGGAGTGGTTTTGTTGGAATTGCTTACGGGAAGAAGGGTAGTGGATAAATGCGGGTCGAATCGAGAACAAAGCCTGGTGGAATGGGCAAGGCCTCTTTTGAGGGATCAAAGAAAGCTGCACCATATAATAGACCCAAGATTGGAAGGGCAGTTTCCTATGAAAGGAGCTTTGAAGGTTGCTGCATTGACTTACAAATGCTTGAGCCGCCACCCCAATCCAAGGCCTTCTATGAGTGATGTTGTAAAAATACTAGAATCACTTCAGGACTTTGATGATGTGATCATAGGACCATTTGTTTATGTGGCCGGGTGA
- the LOC114414864 gene encoding copper transporter 5.1-like, whose product MMHMTFYWSRKVNLLIDSWKTNDWTDYLLTLLACLVVAAFYQFLENRRIRLKLIGSGKPFPAEIEAPLLRRKLAGNRVKVGVKVAGAFLFGLSSAVGYLLMLSVMSFNGGVFVAIVVGLAVGYFFFRNEGEDSLVVDTSCACA is encoded by the coding sequence ATGATGCACATGACCTTCTACTGGAGCAGAAAGGTGAATCTCCTAATCGATTCATGGAAGACCAACGATTGGACGGACTATCTCCTCACTCTGCTCGCGTGCCTCGTCGTCGCCGCCTTCTACCAGTTCCTCGAGAATCGCCGCATCCGCCTCAAGCTCATCGGCTCCGGAAAGCCCTTCCCGGCGGAGATCGAGGCCCCTCTTCTGCGGCGGAAGCTCGCCGGAAACCGCGTCAAGGTGGGCGTGAAGGTCGCCGGAGCGTTTCTCTTCGGGCTGAGCTCCGCGGTCGGGTACTTGTTGATGTTGTCGGTGATGTCCTTCAACGGAGGGGTGTTTGTGGCCATCGTCGTGGGTCTCGCTGTTGGTTACTTCTTCTTCAGGAACGAGGGCGAAGATTCCCTtgttgttgatacttcttgtgCCTGTGCTTAA
- the LOC114414865 gene encoding uncharacterized protein LOC114414865: MAATAVTETEAVWSVKCYCCGLTEECTPRYIDGVRERYQGRWICGLCAEAVKEEGLKLKDDDVDVDVDVSTDEALKRHMKFRSSTSSPPNKPTLDLILAMKHLLVRSLDSPRKEPLTFSPLTTSRTCFSPGSSKGEPQEARKVVTSEW; the protein is encoded by the coding sequence ATGGCAGCGACGGCGGTGACGGAGACGGAGGCGGTGTGGTCCGTTAAGTGCTATTGCTGTGGGTTAACGGAGGAGTGCACGCCGCGTTACATTGACGGCGTTAGGGAGAGGTATCAGGGTCGTTGGATTTGTGGTTTGTGTGCTGAGGCAGTGAAGGAAGAGGGTTTGAAATTGAAagatgatgatgttgatgttgatgttgatgttagCACCGATGAAGCACTGAAGCGCCACATGAAGTTCAGATCTTCCACTTCTAGCCCTCCAAACAAACCCACCCTTGACTTGATTCTCGCAATGAAGCACCTTCTTGTTCGCTCTTTGGATTCTCCGAGGAAGGAGCCTTTGACTTTTTCCCCACTTACAACATCACGCACGTGCTTTTCACCTGGATCCTCAAAGGGGGAGCCGCAAGAGGCTAGAAAGGTAGTTACCAGTGAGTGGTAA
- the LOC114414158 gene encoding probable galacturonosyltransferase-like 4 — MAVVFSMLQHSTCPENLAFHFLSAHDDTPELFSSIKSTFPFKMKIYRFDSKRVCDKISKSIQQALDQPLNYVTIYLADTILEDVKRVIYLDSDLVMVNNLTKLYGVDMKSQGAVRKHTGSRCDPDNNNMLW; from the coding sequence ATGGCTGTGGTCTTCTCCATGCTTCAACATTCGACGTGTCCCGAGAACCTGGCCTTCCACTTCCTCTCCGCCCATGACGACACTCCCGAACTCTTCTCGAGCATCAAATCCACCTTCCCTTTCAAGATGAAGATTTATCGGTTTGACTCTAAGAGGGTCTGCGACAAGATATCCAAGTCCATTCAACAAGCCTTGGACCAGCCCCTGAATTACGTCACAATATACCTAGCTGATACCATCCTAGAAGACGTGAAACGCGTGATATATTTGGACTCTGACCTGGTGATGGTTAACAACCTAACCAAACTTTATGGTGTTGATATGAAGAGTCAAGGTGCGGTGCGAAAACACACCGGTAGTCGGTGCGATCCTGACAACAATAATATGCTATGGTGA